GGGGACCGAGGGGCCCTACAAGCACATCCTCGAGCACACCGTGGAGGATTTCGACCAGGTGATCGCCACCAACGTGCGCGGCACGTGGCTGTCCGTCAAGTACACCTTCCCCGAGCTCCAGAAGCGTGGAGGCGGGAGCATCATCCTCACCTCGTCCATCATGGGTATCGCCGCGTTTCCGACACACTCCTCGTACGCCTCCAGCAAGCACGCGGTGGTGGGGATGGCGCGCGCGCTGGCGCATGACGGCGCGCCGTTCCACATCCGGGTGAACGCGGTGTGCCCGGGCGTCATCGACAACGACATGATGGCGTCGACCCACCGGCTCTTCGCTCCCGGTGCCGAGGAGCAGTTCAAGAGCACCATCGCAGCGCGCGTACCGATGAAGCGCTACGGAACCAACGAGGAGATGGCCCGGATGTTCCTCTTCCTCGCCAGCGAAGACAGCAGCTACAGCACCGGCGGCGTGTATGTGGCGGACGGCGGCATCACCGCCGGCATCATGTAGACCCGGGTCACCCTTGGAGTCTCCTCGAGGCCACCGGGCAGGAGCCGCATGCCGGGTGGCCCATCCCGCGTGGGCGGGTCGCTCATGAACTCCTGCTTCCGGGCGACCGAGTCCGGCGAGTGGAGCAGCTCCGACAAGACCGCGCTGTCCTACCTCTACTGAGAGCTGGCGCGACAGCCCCCAGGTCCGTCCATGACCCTGGGGGCCCCGCTCCTCGCGGGCACCGTGGCGACGAGAAGCCGCGCGTGCGGCACTTCATCGCGCCGCAGGCGGGCGGTCGAAGCGCCACTACCGAGGCTTTCGCCTTGCCACCGCCGCATAGGCGCTCACCGCCGGCAGGCGCAGCTGCACCTCGGTGCCCGCGCCCACACGGCTCCACAGCTCCAACTGCCCGCCCAGGCGCTGCGCGCGCTCGCGCATGCCCACGAGGCCCCAGTGCCCGGGCCGCGAGCCCCGCGCCAATACCTCCTCGGCGATGCCCGTGCCGTCGTCGCGCACGCGCAGCAGGAAGGCACCTGTCTCGTAGACAAGCTCCACCTCGATGGCCTGGGCCCGCGCATGCGCGAAGGCATTGAGAAGCGCCTCGCGGCCGATGCGGTAGGCCTCGTCGCGCACGGCGCCCGGCATGTCGCGCGGCGTGCCTTCGACGAGCACGCCGAAGCGCATGGAGCGCCCGCGCGCAAGCTCCTCGCCCAGCTGAGCGAAGGCCTGCGGCAGGTCCTGGCCGGCGGTGTATCCGGCGCGCAGGTCGCGCACGCGGTCGCGCGCTTCCACCACCACCTGGTCGGCGCGGTCCAGCACCGCCTCGATCCTGCCGCGCGTGGGGTGTGCTTCGGGCAGCTCGGAGGCCAGTCCCTGGATTTTGAGGATGAGGCCCTGCGTGCCCTGCAGCAGCGTGTCGTGCAGTTCGCGCGCGATGCGCTCGCGCTCCTGCGAGCGCGCCTCCAGCCGCGCGCGCAGCTGCGCGGCCACCTGGCGCAGCCGCAGCTGGTAGACGCCCCACAACAGCGCCGCGGCGGCCAGCGCGCACAGCGCGTAGAACCACGCGGTCTGGTGGAAGGCGGGCAGCACCGTGAAGGTGAAAACGGCGCCGGTGTCATTCCACACGCCGTCGTTGTTGGCGGCCGTCACGCGGAAGCGGTACGAGCCCGGCCCCACGTTGGTGTAGAACGCGCGCCGCCGGTTGCCGGCCTCCTGCCAGCCCTCGTCCACGCCCTCGAGCTGGTAGCGAAAGCGCACGCGCTCGGGCATGGAGAGGCTGAACGCGGTGTAGTCGATCTCGAAGGCGGTGGTGCGCGCCGGCAGCCGCAGGCCCTCGCTAGCCACGTAGGACTTGCCCGCCGCCGTCACCTCGCCGATGCGCACGCTGGGCGCGAGCGGATTGCGCGCGATGCGCCGCGGGTCGATGCGAAAGACATTGGTGGTGGTGGGCAGCCACAGCTGGCCGTCCTCGCCCAGCAGCAGGCTGGGAATGGGGCCGAGCGGCTCGGGTGAGCCCTCCAGCC
This region of Archangium lipolyticum genomic DNA includes:
- a CDS encoding SDR family NAD(P)-dependent oxidoreductase produces the protein MNKLDKKVAIVTGGGGGIGAATAKLFVEQGARVLIVGRSEEKLRKTMQDINHENLSYTVADVSKVEDTQRYVRHAVERYGGIDVLVSNAGTEGPYKHILEHTVEDFDQVIATNVRGTWLSVKYTFPELQKRGGGSIILTSSIMGIAAFPTHSSYASSKHAVVGMARALAHDGAPFHIRVNAVCPGVIDNDMMASTHRLFAPGAEEQFKSTIAARVPMKRYGTNEEMARMFLFLASEDSSYSTGGVYVADGGITAGIM
- a CDS encoding M57 family metalloprotease, with translation MPGGPSRVGGSLMNSCFRATESGEWSSSDKTALSYLY